The nucleotide sequence GGGACAATGGACGGCGAGCGACCGGCTCGGACAGTGACGGGCGGGCTCGGAACCGTACGACACGTACGACATGTACTACGACACGTACACAGCAACGAGGAGCAAGTCATGGCGGGCAGCAGCCACGGTCACACCCCGGCCGCCTGGACCGGTGTCATCATCGCCTTCATCGGTTTCTGCGTCTCGGGCGCCTTCATCGTGATGGCCCAGCCCGTCGGCTTCTGGGCCGGTCTGGTGATCGTGGTCCTCGGTGGCGTCGTGGGCTGGATCATGCGCTCCATGGGCCTCGGCATGCCGAAGGAGAGCGCCACCCCGGTCCGCCCTGCCGCGGCAGCCACCCGTGAGCCGGTCGGCGCGGAGAGCTGAGCCGAATCGCCTGAAGGGGCGCCCCGGAGCCGTACGGACGGCACCAGGGGCGCCCCTCGCGCGTCCGCCGGGGGCCCACGGCACAATGCCAGGGTGAATGCCGACAGCGGTGCCGCCTCGCCCCTCTCCCCGCCCGCCAGGCCCGAGGACGCCCCGCTGTGGCGGCGCCTCGCCACCCCGGCCGGGGTCCTCGCGGCGGTGGCCGGAGCCTTCGCCTACGTCGGCGCCGTCGACCCCAACCAGCCCGGCCACTACCCGGTCTGCCCGCTCTACGCGCTCACCGGGCTGTACTGCCCCGGCTGCGGCGGACTGCGCAGCGCGCACGCCTTCGTCCACGGCGACCTCCTCGGCGCCCTGCACGACAACGCGGCCGGTGTCGCCGCCTACCTCGCCTTCGCCGTGCTCTGGACGGTCTGGGTGGTCCGCGTGGCCCGGGGCCGGCCGGTGCGGCTCGTCCTCGGAGGTACGCCGCTGTGGGTCCTCGGCTCCGCGCTGCTGCTCTTCACCGTCGTCCGGAACCTGCCGTTCGGTGGCTTGATCCGTCCTTGATCAACAGTGAATGTCCAGGTAATGGGACCGCCGACCGCCGGATGCGAGCCCTGGCACCTCCTCCGGATACCATCGACGTGACCATGGGTTTTCGAACCCGCCCCAGGACCAACGGCTGAAAGGGGGCCGCTCGCGTGAGTGTGCTCGACGAGATCATCGACGGAGTCCGGGCCGACCTCGCGGAGCGGCAGGCCCGCGTCAGCCTCGACGAGCTCAAGGAGCGCGCGGCCGCGGCGCCGGCCCCCAAGGACGGCGTGGCCGCCCTCAAGGGCGACGGCGTCAAGGTGATCTGCGAGGTCAAGCGCTCCAGCCCGTCCAAGGGCGCGCTGGCCGCCATCGCCGACCCGGCCGCCCTGGCCGCCGACTACGAGGCGGGCGGCGCCGCCGTCATCTCCGTCCTCACCGAGCAGCGCCGCTTCGGCGGCTCGCTGGCCGACCTCGAGGCCGTCCGCGCCCGCGTCGACATCCCGGTGCTGCGCAAGGACTTCATCGTCACCTCGTACCAGCTCTGGGAAGCCCGCGCGTACGGCGCCGACCTCGCGCTGCTCATCGTCGCCGCGCTGGAGCAGCCCGCGCTGGAGTCGCTGATCGAGCGCGCCGTCTCCATCGGCCTGACCCCGCTGGTCGAGGTCCACGACGAGGACGAGATCGAGCGTGCCGTGGACGCGGGCGCCAAGATCATCGGCGTCAACGCCCGCAACCTGAAGACCTTGGAGGTCGACCGGGGCACCTTCGAGCGGATCGCCCCGGAGATCCCCGACGAGCTGGTCAAGGTGGCGGAGTCCGGCGTGCGCGGCCCGCACGACCTGATCGCCTACGCCAACGCGGGCGCCGACGCCGTCCTGGTCGGGGAGTCCCTGGTCACCGGCCGCGACCCCAAGACCGCGGTGGCCGACCTGGTGGCCGCGGGCGAGCACCCCGCTCTGCGGCACGGCCGCGGCTGATCCCCCGGTAGGCTTGACCCCGTGACCCTCACCCTGACCACCGTGGACCGGCACGCCCGCCTCGCGCGCGGCTGCCGCCCGCGGGGCTGCCGCGCGCCGGCCCGCCGGGTCCACGGCCGCAGGGTGCGGTACCACATCGGGGCCGAGCCCGGGCAGGTGAACGGCATGCGATGGCGACAGCCGACCCGCAGGGGCGCGGGGAACGGCGCGACCAGCCACGAACGGCTCGCGGCCAAGTAACCATCCCCGCCCCCACGGCGAATAGTGTCGATTTCACACGCACTCACCGTGAGGTACTGGCATGCCCAGCAGCAACTACTTCTTCCCTGACCCGGAGGGCCAAGTGCCCACCACTCAGGGCTACTTCGGCGCCTTCGGCGGCAAGTTCATCCCGGAGGCCCTGGTCGCCGCCGTGGACGAGGTGGCCGTCGAGTACGACAAGGCCAAGGCGGACCCGGAGTTCGCCCGCGAGCTGAACGACCTCATGGTCGACTACACCGGCCGCCCCAGCTCGCTCACCGAGGTCCCGAGGTTCGCCGAACATGCCGGCGGAGCCCGCGTGTTCCTCAAGCGCGAGGACCTGAACCACACCGGCTCGCACAAGATCAACAACGTGCTCGGCCAGGCCCTGCTGACCAAGCGCATGGGCAAGACCCGCGTGATCGCGGAGACCGGCGCAGGACAGCACGGCGTCGCCACCGCCACCGCCTGCGCCCTGTTCGGCCTCGACTGCACCATCTACATGGGCGAGATCGACACCGAGCGCCAGGCGCTCAACGTCGCCCGGATGCGCATGCTCGGCGCCGAGGTCGTGGCCGTGAAGTCCGGCAGCCGCACCCTGAAGGACGCCATCAACGAGGCGTTCCGCGACTGGGTCGCCAACGTCGACCGCACCCACTACCTCTTCGGCACCGTCGCCGGACCCCACCCCTTCCCGGCGATGGTCCGCGACTTCCACCGCGTCATCGGCGTCGAGGCCCGCCGCCAGATCCTGGAGCGCGCCGGGCGCCTGCCGGACGCCGCCATCGCCTGCGTCGGCGGCGGCTCCAACGCCATCGGCCTCTTCCACGCCTTCATCCCCGACGAGGACGTGCGCCTGATCGGCTGCGAGCCCGCCGGGCACGGCATCGACACCGGCGAGCACGCGGCCACCCTGACCGCGGGCGAGCCCGGCATCCTGCACGGCTCCCGTTCCTACGTCCTCCAGGACGACGAGGGCCAGATCACCGAGCCGTACTCGATCTCGGCCGGCCTGGACTACCCCGGCATCGGCCCCGAGCACTCCTACCTCAAGGACTCCGGCCGGGGCGAGTACCGCGCCGTCACCGACGACGCCGCGATGCAGGCGCTGCGCCTGCTGTCGCGCACCGAGGGCATCATCCCGGCCATCGAGAGCGCCCACGCGCTGGCCGGCGCCCTGGAGGTCGGCAAGGAGCTGGGCCCGGGCGGGCTGATCCTCGTCAACCTCTCCGGCCGCGGCGACAAGGACATGGACACCGCCGCCCGGTACTTCGGGCTCTACGACACCGACGCCGAGGTCGCGGCCGACGAGGCCCACACCGCCGAGATCGAGGGGGACGCCAAGTGAGCGGCAACATCCAACTGCTGTCGGACACCCTCGCCGCCGCGAAGGCCGAGGACCGCGCCGCACTCATCGCCTACCTCCCGGCCGGGTTCCCGACCGTGGACGGCGGCATCGAGGCGATCAAGGCCGTCTTCGACGGCGGCGCCGACGTCGTCGAGGTCGGTCTGCCGCACAGCGACCCGGTGCTCGACGGCCCGGTCATCCAGACCGCCGACGACATCGCCCTGCGCGGCGGCGTACGCATCGCGGACGTCATGCGCACGGTCCGCGAGGCCCACGCGGCCACCGGCAAGCCGGTGCTCGTCATGACGTACTGGAACCCCATCGACCGCTACGGCGTCGAGCGGTTCACCGCCGAGCTGGCCGAGGCGGGCGGCGCGGGCTGCATCCTGCCCGACCTGCCGGTGCAGGAGTCCGCGCTGTGGCGCGAGCACGCCGACAAGCACGGCCTCGCCACCGTCTTCGTGGTCGCCCCCAGCAGCAGGGACGCCCGGCTCGCCGAGATCACCGCGGCGGGCAGCGGCTTCGTGTACGCGGCCTCGCTGATGGGTGTCACCGGCACCCGTGAATCCGTCGGCGCGCAGGCCGAGGACCTGGTGACGCGTGCCCGCGCCACCCGCGACGACCTGCCCGTCTGTGTCGGCCTCGGCGTCTCCGACGCGGCCCAGGCCGCCGAGGTGGCCGCCTTCGCCGACGGCGTCATCGTCGGCTCGGCCTTCGTGAAGCGGATGCTGGACGCCCCCGACGACGCCTCCGGTGTCGAGGCGGTGCGCGCGCTCGCCGCCGACCTGGCGAAGGGCGTCCGCCGGGACGCCTGAGCCGGTCACTCGAACGGGTGGACCTCCGGCCGGGGAGGCGCAATGCGCCTCCCCGGTTCGTTCAGGGGGTGTGAGCGAGAAGAACCGTGACGGAAGGCGCACCGCCCGCCAGCGCCTGGCGGCCGAGCGCGAGAAGCAGAAGTCCGCTGAGAAGCGCCGGCGCGCGCTGATCGTCGGCGTCAGTGTCGTCGGCGTCCTGGGTCTCGCGGCGGTGATCGGGGTCGTCGCGGCCAACGCGGGCAAGGACAAGGGCAGCAAGAAGGCGGGCCCGGTCGTGGCCCCGTCCGGCGCGCAGGGCAAGGACAGCCTGGCGATCCCGGTCGGTGGGGAGGGCGCCAAGTCCACGCTCACCATCTGGGAGGACTTCCGCTGCCCCGCCTGCCAGTCCTTCGAGACCCGGTACCGCTCCACGCTGCACGAGCTGACGGACGCGGGCAAGCTCCGCGTCGAGTACCACCTGGTCCGCCTGATCGACGGCAACATGGGCGGCACCGGCTCGCTGCGCTCGGCCAACGCGGCGGCCTGCGCCCAGGACGCCGGGAAGTTCCGCGAGTACCACGACGTGCTGTACGCGAACCAGCCCCAGGAGACCGACGACGCCTTCGCCGACAACGGCAAGCTGATCGACCTCGCGGGCAAGGTCAAGGGCCTCGACACGCCCGCGTTCCGCTCGTGTGTGAACGACGGCACCCACAACAGCTGGGTGGACCGCTCCCAGCAGGCGTTCGCCTCCGGCAGCTTCGGCGGCACGCCCACCGTGCTGTTCGGCGGCAAGAACATCTACCAGGACCAGTCCATGACCCCCGAGAAGCTCAAGGAGATGGTGGAGGCGGCCGACCGCGGGTGAGGCGTTTTTCTCACCTCCCCGTTATGGACCCGTAGCCCGGCCGCGAGGCGACCGCGCGGCCCGGCACGGTAGCGTCGACCTTGCCATGGAACTTGCCTACATTCCCAGTCCGTCGCGCGGGGTGCTGTACCTCGGCCCTGTCCCGCTGCGCGGTTACGCCTTCTGCATCATCATCGGTGTCTTCGTCGCCGTCTGGCTCGGCAACAAGCGCTGGGTAGCGCGGGGCGGACGCCCCGGCACCGTCGCCGACATCGCGGTGTGGGCCGTCCCCTTCGGCCTCGTCGGCGGCCGGCTCTACCACGTGATCACGGACTATGAGCTGTACTTCAGTCCGGGCCGCGACTGGGTGGACGCCTTCAAGGTGTGGGAGGGCGGCCTGGGCATCTGGGGCGCCATCGCGCTCGGCGCGGTCGGCGCATGGATCGGTGCCCGGCGCATGGGCGTGGCCCTGCCCGCCTACGCCGACGCCGTCGCCCCCGGCATCGCTTTCGCGCAGGCCATCGGCCGCTGGGGCAACTGGTTCAACCAGGAGCTGTACGGCCACGAGACGAACCTGCCCTGGGCCCTGCACATCACCTCCTCCGAGGGCGGCCGGGTGCCGGGTTACTACCACCCGACCTTCCTCTACGAATCCCTGTGGTGCGTGGGTGTCGGTCTCCTGGTCATCTGGGCCGACCGCCGCTTCAAGCTGGGCCACGGCCGCACCTTCGCGCTGTACGTCGCCGCGTACTGCGCGGGCCGCGCCTGGATCGAGTACATGCGGGTGGACGACGCCCACCACATCCTGGGTGTCCGGCTGAACGTCTGGACGGCCGTGGTGGTGTTCCTGCTGGCGGTGACCTACCTGGTCCTCTCCGCACGGCGCCGGCCGGGACGCGAGGCGGTCGTGGAGCCCGGTGTCTCCGACGGTCCGGCCGAGGACGAGGCGGACGCCGCTGACGGTGAGACGAAGGCCGAGGCGGAGGGCGGGGCCGAGGACGGGGACGGGGCCAAGGTCGACGTGACCAAGGCCGAGAAGGCTGAGAAGCCAGAGAAGGCCGAGAAGCCCGAGCCCGTGGATTCCCCGGCCGAGGCCGGTGCCGAGGCCGACGCCGAACCCAAGGCCGAGGCCGCCGGGGTCAAGGACACGGCCGAGTCCGGCAAGAAGGGCTGACCACAGCCCCGTACGCACGCCGAAGGGCGCCCGGAACACTCCGGGCGCCTTTCGGCGTGTTCAGGCCCCGCGGGCCGTCGACAGGATCCGCTGGGCCTGGGCCACCGCCGCCGCGTCGATGAAGCGGCCGTCCGGGAGGGCCAGCGCGCCCTGCTCGGCAGCGGCCGCCTTCAGTACCGTCTCGGCCTCCGCCAGCTCCTCCGGGGTGGGCAGATAGGCCCGCGCGATCACCGGGAGCTGGCGGGGATGGATCGCCGCGCGGCCCACGAAGCCGAGGGCGCGGCCGTGGGCGCAGGACGCGGCGAGACCGTCCAGGTCCCGTACGTCCGGGTGGACCGACTGGGGCGGCGGGGCCAGTCCGGCCGCGCGGGCGGCCACCACCACCCGCGAGCGGCACCAGTCCAGGCCCGTGTCGGCCCGTACCCCGAGGTCGGAGCTGAGGTCGGCCTCGCCGAGGGACAGCCCGCGCAGGGCGGGGTGCGCGGTGGCGATGGCGTAGGCGTGCTCGATGCCGAGGGCGGACTCCAGCAGCGCGTACAGCGGGAGCGCGGTGGCCTCGGCGGTGCGGCGGATCTGCTCGGGCACGGCCACCTTGGGCAGCCGCAGCCCGGAGGCGCCCGGCAGGTCGGCCAGCGCGGTGAGGTCGGCCGCCGCCCAGGGGCCCTCGGAGCCGTTGAGACGGACGTGGACCGGGACCGGCTGGGGGTCGGCGAGCCGTTCGGCGGTGGCCGCGCGGGCGTACTCCTTGCGGTCCGGGGCGACCGCGTCCTCCAGGTCGATCACCACCACGTCGGCACCCGCCACCAGCGCCTTGTCCACCACGTGCGGCCGGTCACCGGGGACGTACAGCCAGGTCAGCGGGGTCACAGCGCGCCCTCCTCGCGCAGGGCGCCGATCTCGGCCGGGCCGAGGCCCAGCTCGGTGAGGACCGCGTCGGTGTCGGCGCCGTGTCCGCGCCCGGCCCAGCGGATCGCACCGGGGGTCGCGGAGAGCCGGAAGAGGACGTTCTGCATGCGCAGCGGGCCCAGCTCGGGGTCGGCCACGGTGGTGACCGTGTCCAGCGCCTGGTACTGCGGGTCGTCCAGCACGTCCCGTACGTCCTGCACGGGGGCGATGGCCGCCTCCGCCTTCTCGAAGGCGGCCAGCACCTCGTCACGGGGGCGGGCCGCGATCCAGTTGCCGACCGCCTCGTCCAGCTCGTCGGCGTGCGCGGCCCGCTGCACCCCGGTGGCGAACCAGGGCTCGTCGGTCAGCTCCGGGCGGCCCACCAGGCGCATCACCCGTTCCGCCACCGACTGCGCCGAGGTGGAGACCGCGACCCAGGCGCCGTCCAGGGTGCGGTAGGTGTTGCGCGGCGCGTTGTTCGCGGACCGGTTGCCGGTGCGTTCCTGGACGTAGCCGAGCTGGTCGTACCAGGTCGGCTGGGGGCCCAGCACGGCGAGCATCGGCTCGATGATCGCCATGTCCACCACCTGCCCGGTGCCGGTGTGCTGCCGGGCGGCCAGCGCGGTGAGCACGGCGTACGCGGTGGCCAGGGCGGCGATGGAGTCGGCGAGCCCGAAGGGCGGCAGGGTCGGGGGCGCCTCCGGCTCGCCGGTGAGGGCGGCGAAGCCGCTCATCGCCTCGGCCAGCGTGCCGAAGCCGGGCCGGTGCGCGTACGGGCCGAACTGGCCGAAGGCCGTGACCCGCGCGAGGACGAGCCGGGGGTTGGCCGCCGACAGCTCGGGCCAGCCCAGGTCCCACTTCTCCAGGGTGCCGGGCCGGAAGTTCTCGATCACCACGTCGGCGGTGGCGGCGAGCCTGAGCAGGGTGTCCCGGCCGCCCGGGCGGGACAGGTCGAGGGTGATGGTCCGCTTGTTGCGGCCGAGCACCTTCCACCACAGGCCCACCCCGTCCTTGGCCGGGCCGTGCCCCCGCGACGGGTCGGGCCGCAGCGGATGCTCCACCTTGATCACCTCGGCGCCGAAGTCACCCAGCATCGTGGCGGCCAGCGGACCGGCGAACAGGGTGGCCAGGTCCAGCACCCGCAGGCCGTCCAGCGGCGGGCGGGGCGCGTTCTCGGTGCGGTCGGCGCTCATGCGGTGTACTGCGCCTCGATCTCGGGGCGGTACGGCATCGACGCCGACGCCCCCTCCCGCTGCACCGACAGCGCGGCCGCGGCCGCCGCCCAGGACAGCGCCTCCCGCAGCGGCTTCTCCTCGGCGACGGCCACCGCGTAGGCACCGGCGAAGGTGTCGCCCGCGCCGGTGGAGTCCACCGCCGCCACCTGGTGCGCGGGCACCGCGAGCGGCTCGGTGTTCCGGGACACGTACAGGCACCCCGCCTCGCCCAGGGTGAGCACTACCTCCGGCACCAGTTCGAGCAGGCCCACGGCCGCGTCGAGCGGGTCGGTGCGGCCGGTGAGGGTGACGGCCTCGTACTCGTTGGGGACCAGCACGTCGGTCACGCTCAGCAGCTCCTCCGGCAGCGGCTGGGCGGGGGAGGGGGTGAGCACCGTGCGGACGCCGTGCCGCCTGGCCGCCTCCGCGCCCGCGACGACGGCCGCGAGCGGGACCTCCAGTTGCAGCAGCAGCGCGTCGGCGGAGGCGATCAGGCCCTCGTCGCCGGGGGAGAGGTGGTCGACGGTGCCGTTGGCGCCGGGGACGACGACGATGGAGTTGCCGCCCTCGTCGTCCACCACGATGTGCGCGGTGCCCGACGGGCCCTCGACCGTGCGCAGGAAGTCGGTGTCCACGCCGGAGTGTTCGAGGTTGTCGCGGAGCCGGGCGCCGTACGCGTCGTTGCCGACCGCGCCGATCAGCGACACCGTGGCGCCCGCGCGGGCGGCGGCCATCGCCTGGTTGGCGCCCTTGCCGCCGGGGATGGTGCGGAACTCCCGTCCGGTGACGGTCTCGCCGCGCTGCGGTGCCTTGGCGACATAGGTGACGAGGTCCATGTTCGTGCTGCCGAGCACGACGATGTGGGTCATGGGCGGGTCGCTTCCAGATGGGTGAGTCGGGCGAGGGTGTCGAAGCCGGTGCCGTCGAAGTCGGCGACCGAGGTGGCGAGCCGGTTCTTCAGCGGGGCCCGCCAGCGCTCGGGCAGTGCGTCGGGGGCGCCCGCGAGGAGGCCCGCGACGCAGCCGGCCGTCGCGCCGTTGGAATCGGTGTCCCAGCCGCCCGAGACCGCACGGCAGACCGAGCCGGTGAAGTCGCCGTCCGCGTGGGTGAGCGCGGCGGCGATCAGGGCGGTGTTGGGCAGGGCGTGCACCCAGTGGTGGGTGGGGGCGTACAGGGCGTGCAGTTCGTCCACGACGTCGTCGAAGTCGGCCCTCTGCTGCGCCAGTCGGACGGCGTGGCCGATGGCGCGGGCCAGCCGGGAGCCGGGCGGGACGACCGTGAGGCCGGTGCGCAGGCAGGCGTGCACGTCCTTGGTGCCGGCGGACGCGGCGGCGATGACGGCGGCCGCGAACATCGCCGCGTGGACGCCCGTCGAGGTGTGGGTGAGGGCCGCGTCCCGGTGGGCCTGCGCGGCGGCGGCCGCCGGGTCGCCCGCGTTGGTCCAGCCGTGCACATCGGCCCGGATCAGGGCGCCGATCCACTCGCGGAACGGGTTGCGGTGGCGGGCGGTGTACGGGGGCTCGACACCGCCGAGGAGGTTGCGCAGGGCGACGCGCTCGGCGGTGAAGGCGCGGCCGGGCGGGAGTTCGTCCAGCCAGAGCCGGGCCACGTCGGCGGTGGTGAAGGCGCGGCCGTGGCGGCGGAGCAGGAGCAGGCCCAGCAGGGGGTAGTTGAGGTCGTCGTCCTCCGGCATGCCGTCGATGTTCTCGGCCAGCGAGGTCGGGGCGGAGCGGCGGTTCCAGGGGTGCCGGGCGAGCAGGTCCTCGGGGACGCCCTTCGCCGTGAACCACGTGGTCAGCGGCCAGTTTCCGGTGGCGCGGGCGAGGGCGCGGATGCCGTCGAGGGGGAGCTTCTCCACCGGTTTGCCGAGCAGGCAGCCGATGGCCCGGCCGAGCCAGGCGGCCTCCAGCGCGCGCGGGTCGGGGGCCGTGCGCCCGGTGGGGGAGGCGGGCCAGTCGGGGCACAGGGCCTCGATCCGGTCCAGCGCGGTCGGCTCCAGGTCCGCCGACTCGCTGGGCAGCTCGGCGAGTTCGTCGAGCAGGTCCTCGGCCAGCAGCCGCAGGTAGCGGGAGACGGGCTCCGGTGAGGCGCCGGCCCGCTCGGGGGCGTCCGCGCCGCCCGCCGCGCGCCAGCGCGCCTCGATCCGGGCGGCGTTGCGGCCGTCCAGGCGGGCCTGGCGCAGCTCGTGGCCGACCAGGTCCTCGGGCTGCACCCAGGTCAGTCGGAGCATGCCGGGCCTCCCAGCGCGGCGAACGCCCGCTCGTGCGCACGGCGCCGCCCGGTGTCCCGTACGAAGACCTCGCGGGCGACCCCGGCCAGCTCGCGGGCCGGGGCCCACAGGTCCAGCCGGCTCGCCTCGGCCACCGTCTTCGCCCACTCCTCGGGCACCGGCGAGCCGAGCGCGCCCGCGAGAGCACCGGCCATCGTGGCGATCGAGTCGCAGTCCCGGCCGTAGTTGACCGCGCCCAGCACCGCGTGCCGCGCATCGCCGCCCGCGACCACCAGCATGCCGAGGGCGACCGGGAGTTCCTCGATGGAGTGCAGCCGGGAGGGGCGGCGGGCGCCGAGGGAGGGGGCGCGGTAGTCGGGGCCGACCGTGTCGTACGGGGCGACCGCCTGCCGGAGCGGGGTCAGCGCCGACTCGAAGTCGCCGTACCCGGCGGCCACTTCGCAGACCTTCTCGATCGCCTCGCGGGTGCCGTCCTTGGCCAGCGCGAGGCAGGCGGCCACCACCGAGTCCGGGGTCGCGCCGGGCGCGCACGCCGCGGCCACGGCCGCCGCGAACACCCCGGCCGCCTCCCGGCCGTACGAGGACTGGTGGGCGCCCGCCACGTCCAGTGCCTCGGCGTACGCGGCCGCCGGGTTGGCGGCGTTGACCAGGCCGACCGGGGCCATGTACATCGCCGCCCCGCAGTTGACGATGTTGCCGGTGCCCGCCTCGCGCGGGTCCACGTGCCCGTACGCGATCCGGGCCACGAGCCACTTCTCGGCGAGGAAGATCCGCTGCAGCGGCAGCGCCTCCGCCTCCAGCTCGGGGATCCAGCGCGGCTCGGTCATCAGGTCCGGAACCAGGTGCTCCGCGACGGCGTACGCGTCGAGGTGGTCGCGGACGCGGGCGTAGACCCGGATCAGCGCGTGCGTCATCAGGGTGTCGTCGGTGACGTGCCCGTCGCCCTTGTGGTACGGCGCGATCGGGCGGGCGGTGCGCCAGTCGTCGCCGTTCCAGGGGCCGACGATCCCGTGCACCCGGCCGCCGTGGCGCTCGACGATCTGGTCGGGGCCGTAGCCCTCGACCGGGCCGCCGAGGGCGTCTCCCACGGCCGCGCCGAGCAGGGCGCCGGTGATCCGCTCGTCCAGGCAGGCCGCGCTCGGACCGGCGATTTCGTCATCTTTGGGCGTCATGCCCGCATCATCCCCCTGGCCGGGTCCGTTGGGCGGCTTCCAGCAGCCCGGCGAGTTCCACCAGGTCGGTGCCGGTCAGCCGGGGCAGCGTGCAGCCGGAGAGGGTCCGGCAGGAGCGCCGCCACGCCTCCGGCACGCACTCCCCGCCGCCCAGCGCGCCGCAGAGCGCCCCGGCGAGCGCGGGCGCGGAGTCGGCGACGCGGGACAGGCAGGCGGCGGCCGGCACCGCCTCGGCGATGCGCCCGCCGGCCGCGAGGGTCAGCGCGAGCGCCACGGGGACCGTCTCGGCGGCGGCGATGCCGTAGCTGTAGACGTGGTCCACGATCTGGTGCTCCAGCAGGGGGACCAGGGCGAACGCGGTGTCGGCGCCGGTCACCAGGGCCAGCGCGTGCCGGGCGTTGCGGCCGATCTCCGTGCCCTCGGGCAGCTCGTCCAGCGCGGCCGCCACACACGCGTCCGCGCCGGCGCCGGTCAGGGCGGTGGCCAGTGCCGCCGCCATGGCCCGCGCGCCGTGCACCCCGTCGCCGTCCTGGGTGTAGCGGGCGTCGAACTCGGCGAGGTCGGCCGCGCGTGCCGGGTCGCCGGGGTGGGCGACGGCCAGCACGCAGGCGCGTACGCAGGCCGCGTCGTCGAAGTAGTGCGGGTTGTCGTGGCCGGTGGCGGGCGGGCGCAGCCCGGCGGCGAGGTTGCCGAGGCCCGCGCGCACCGAGATCCGGGCGCGCAGGGGCAGTACGGCCGACTCGATCTCCGGCGCGCGCTCGGCCGCCGCGGCGACCTCGGAGGCCACGGCGGTCCAGGTCAGGTCGATCGCGGCGCGCATGCGGCGGTCCCGGCTGAGGTCGCCCAGGACGTCGTCCCCGGCGCGCAGCACCGCCTCCGCCGCGAACGCCGCCCACTCCGCGTCGTCGGACGGGCCGAGCCTGAGCGGTTCCGGGGGCTGGTTCAGCGCGATGGGCACGGGCAGCGTGGTGGTGGCGTTCTGCTCGGCGAACGTGTCCAGCTCCCGCGTGAGCCGTCGCGTCCATTCGGGCATGCGGGCCGCCCGGTGCCGTGCGGCGGGCCATCCGGCCGCGTCCCCGGCGGCGAGCCCGAGCAGCAGTCCCTCGATCCGCCGGGTCACGACGGGATCTCCGCTTCGTCCTCCTGGGCGGCGCCCGCGAGCGGGAACGGCGTCTGCGTGGCCGTACCCGTCAGGGCGAGCGGTGGCTCACCGGCGGGCACCACGACGGGCCCCGAGAGCGCGAGCCGCACCCCCTCCGGCAGCAGGTCGGGCAGGACCACCCCCTCGCCCCACTTGCCGCCCTCCTCGGGGGTCAGCAGTTCGGCCACGTCGAGGATGTGGTGGCCGGACATGGCGGGCAGGCAGCGGCCGCGGGCCGGGCCGATGGCCGCGGCCCAGGCCGCGGGGATGGCACCGACACCGCTGGTGGCACCGGCCAGCGCCCCTGCCACCGCCGCCGTCGTGTCGGCGTCGCGGCCCATGTTGACGGCCGTCAGGACCGCTTCGCGGAAGTCGCCGTCGGCGGCCGCGTAGGCGCCGAAGGCGAGGG is from Streptomyces seoulensis and encodes:
- a CDS encoding CaiB/BaiF CoA transferase family protein → MSADRTENAPRPPLDGLRVLDLATLFAGPLAATMLGDFGAEVIKVEHPLRPDPSRGHGPAKDGVGLWWKVLGRNKRTITLDLSRPGGRDTLLRLAATADVVIENFRPGTLEKWDLGWPELSAANPRLVLARVTAFGQFGPYAHRPGFGTLAEAMSGFAALTGEPEAPPTLPPFGLADSIAALATAYAVLTALAARQHTGTGQVVDMAIIEPMLAVLGPQPTWYDQLGYVQERTGNRSANNAPRNTYRTLDGAWVAVSTSAQSVAERVMRLVGRPELTDEPWFATGVQRAAHADELDEAVGNWIAARPRDEVLAAFEKAEAAIAPVQDVRDVLDDPQYQALDTVTTVADPELGPLRMQNVLFRLSATPGAIRWAGRGHGADTDAVLTELGLGPAEIGALREEGAL
- the rbsK gene encoding ribokinase, yielding MTHIVVLGSTNMDLVTYVAKAPQRGETVTGREFRTIPGGKGANQAMAAARAGATVSLIGAVGNDAYGARLRDNLEHSGVDTDFLRTVEGPSGTAHIVVDDEGGNSIVVVPGANGTVDHLSPGDEGLIASADALLLQLEVPLAAVVAGAEAARRHGVRTVLTPSPAQPLPEELLSVTDVLVPNEYEAVTLTGRTDPLDAAVGLLELVPEVVLTLGEAGCLYVSRNTEPLAVPAHQVAAVDSTGAGDTFAGAYAVAVAEEKPLREALSWAAAAAALSVQREGASASMPYRPEIEAQYTA
- a CDS encoding ADP-ribosylglycohydrolase family protein, producing the protein MLRLTWVQPEDLVGHELRQARLDGRNAARIEARWRAAGGADAPERAGASPEPVSRYLRLLAEDLLDELAELPSESADLEPTALDRIEALCPDWPASPTGRTAPDPRALEAAWLGRAIGCLLGKPVEKLPLDGIRALARATGNWPLTTWFTAKGVPEDLLARHPWNRRSAPTSLAENIDGMPEDDDLNYPLLGLLLLRRHGRAFTTADVARLWLDELPPGRAFTAERVALRNLLGGVEPPYTARHRNPFREWIGALIRADVHGWTNAGDPAAAAAQAHRDAALTHTSTGVHAAMFAAAVIAAASAGTKDVHACLRTGLTVVPPGSRLARAIGHAVRLAQQRADFDDVVDELHALYAPTHHWVHALPNTALIAAALTHADGDFTGSVCRAVSGGWDTDSNGATAGCVAGLLAGAPDALPERWRAPLKNRLATSVADFDGTGFDTLARLTHLEATRP
- a CDS encoding ADP-ribosylglycohydrolase family protein, with product MTPKDDEIAGPSAACLDERITGALLGAAVGDALGGPVEGYGPDQIVERHGGRVHGIVGPWNGDDWRTARPIAPYHKGDGHVTDDTLMTHALIRVYARVRDHLDAYAVAEHLVPDLMTEPRWIPELEAEALPLQRIFLAEKWLVARIAYGHVDPREAGTGNIVNCGAAMYMAPVGLVNAANPAAAYAEALDVAGAHQSSYGREAAGVFAAAVAAACAPGATPDSVVAACLALAKDGTREAIEKVCEVAAGYGDFESALTPLRQAVAPYDTVGPDYRAPSLGARRPSRLHSIEELPVALGMLVVAGGDARHAVLGAVNYGRDCDSIATMAGALAGALGSPVPEEWAKTVAEASRLDLWAPARELAGVAREVFVRDTGRRRAHERAFAALGGPACSD
- a CDS encoding ADP-ribosylglycohydrolase family protein, which encodes MTRRIEGLLLGLAAGDAAGWPAARHRAARMPEWTRRLTRELDTFAEQNATTTLPVPIALNQPPEPLRLGPSDDAEWAAFAAEAVLRAGDDVLGDLSRDRRMRAAIDLTWTAVASEVAAAAERAPEIESAVLPLRARISVRAGLGNLAAGLRPPATGHDNPHYFDDAACVRACVLAVAHPGDPARAADLAEFDARYTQDGDGVHGARAMAAALATALTGAGADACVAAALDELPEGTEIGRNARHALALVTGADTAFALVPLLEHQIVDHVYSYGIAAAETVPVALALTLAAGGRIAEAVPAAACLSRVADSAPALAGALCGALGGGECVPEAWRRSCRTLSGCTLPRLTGTDLVELAGLLEAAQRTRPGG